Part of the candidate division WOR-3 bacterium genome is shown below.
TCACAACTTTCTAATTTTAGCAATAAAGAAACCTTCAGTATCATTATCTTGAGGAAAAAGCCGGATTGTGTTTTGAATACTTTTATCAAATTTTTGTCCCTGCCATTCTAAAATTCCAGGGCGTGTTTTTAGGCCATCAATGGCTATTGGTTCGCAAACAGCAGATGAATATTTTTTTAAGAGATAATCAACTACCATTTCATTTTCTTCAGGTGCGTAAGTGCAAGTCGAATAGACTAATGTGCCTTTTGGTTTAAGACATTGAAAAGCAGAATTTATTAAGCCTTTTTGAATTTTAGAGTGCCGGATGATATTAGTCTCACTCCAATAAGAGACCGCTGACCAAGATTTTCTCACCATTCCTTCTAAAGAACATGGAGCATCAAGGATAACGCGGTCAAAATATTCAGGAAATAAATGACCTAATCTTTGTCCTGATTGTCTTATAATGACAGTATTCAAAACTCCTTGGTGTTCGATGTTGAAGATAAGTTTATTGATTCTCTTGGACGAGATGTCATTAGCGACAATAAGGCCGGTATTTGCCATAATTGATGCGATTTGAGTAGTTTTAGAACCAGGGGCTGCACTCATATCAAGTATGGTCTCATTAGGTTTAGGGTCTAAAACTAAGGCCGGTATCATCGAAGCAAGTTCTTGCACATAAATTAATCCTAAAAAGTGTTCAACTCTTTGGCCGAAATTTACTTTTTCATTGATTCGAAACGCCAAGTCATACCAAGGAACGGCTTCTAAATTTATATCAGATAAAAATGCAAGTACTTCATCTTTTTGGGCTTTAAGGGTATTAATGCGGAAAGTTTGTTTTAAGGGAAGTTTAGTAAATTTAAGAAATTCATCAAAATCAGGAATAATTGAAGCATATCTTTCAAAAAATCTTGGAGATAATTCGGTATGCATTTAATATTACTGAGTATATTTTACTAATAACTTTGGCCGGGATTTAGCGGGCATTAATTGAAAGTCGTCTTAAAGCATTTAATTTTTCTTTGTGACCGAGTTTGGCTTGTTTGATGGCATTTTCTAAGATCATAATCGATTTGTCATAGTCTTTTTGGTTAATAGGATAAGGATGACCATCTTTGCCGCCATGAGCAAAAGAATAAGTTACTGGGTCAGTAAAACTTGGTTTCGCACCATAGATGACTTCAGAAATTAATGCGAGCGCGCGGATGGTTTTAGGACCTAATCCTTGCGTGTCTAATAATTGTAGAAAGTTTTGTGGTTGTTTTTCATAGGTTTTTATTAGAATTTTTTGCAAATAATTGGGGTTAATGTCAGAGACTAACACTGGATGGTGTTGTGCCAGATTTAAAGTCTTTATCTTCGTGAATTCTTTTATTGTCGTTTCAGGATTTTCTGAGGCAATAAGCGTAGAAACTTTTCTTGTTAATGCACTCTCGTTCGCTACCATATTCAGAACATTAGTTTTGTGATTACAAACAATTGCTTTATGAGGTTCATTAACAAAATCATTAAGTTCTAAAGATAGCCAATGATATCGTCTTGCCCAACCGGTATTGATATTCATACCTTGTTGGACAACAGCCCATCTGCCATCTTTTGTGCCAATAAAAGTATGATGGTAAATCTGATAGCCATCTTGAAGTGCGCAAGTGTCGATTTTCGCACTCATCTTACTAGCGAAGATAAAGTCATTCGGGTCAAAAGAAAATTTTTCAGCATAATTTCTGATTTCCTCAGGTGTTTTGCGAGAGGTTTTGCCTTTTCCTCCGGCAATGAATAGACCTAAATCAAATTCTAAATCTTTTAGACCTTCTTTTAATGCGGCACATAATGTTGTCGTTAAACCGGAAGAATGCCAATCAAAACCTAAGACACAGCCAAGGCTTTGAAACCAAATTGGGTCAGAGATGCGGCGTAAAAATTCTTC
Proteins encoded:
- a CDS encoding DUF763 domain-containing protein translates to MRTGFAELPLHWGNAPRWLFERMKKLSRAICEIIIGEYGTEEFLRRISDPIWFQSLGCVLGFDWHSSGLTTTLCAALKEGLKDLEFDLGLFIAGGKGKTSRKTPEEIRNYAEKFSFDPNDFIFASKMSAKIDTCALQDGYQIYHHTFIGTKDGRWAVVQQGMNINTGWARRYHWLSLELNDFVNEPHKAIVCNHKTNVLNMVANESALTRKVSTLIASENPETTIKEFTKIKTLNLAQHHPVLVSDINPNYLQKILIKTYEKQPQNFLQLLDTQGLGPKTIRALALISEVIYGAKPSFTDPVTYSFAHGGKDGHPYPINQKDYDKSIMILENAIKQAKLGHKEKLNALRRLSINAR
- a CDS encoding RsmB/NOP family class I SAM-dependent RNA methyltransferase; its protein translation is MHTELSPRFFERYASIIPDFDEFLKFTKLPLKQTFRINTLKAQKDEVLAFLSDINLEAVPWYDLAFRINEKVNFGQRVEHFLGLIYVQELASMIPALVLDPKPNETILDMSAAPGSKTTQIASIMANTGLIVANDISSKRINKLIFNIEHQGVLNTVIIRQSGQRLGHLFPEYFDRVILDAPCSLEGMVRKSWSAVSYWSETNIIRHSKIQKGLINSAFQCLKPKGTLVYSTCTYAPEENEMVVDYLLKKYSSAVCEPIAIDGLKTRPGILEWQGQKFDKSIQNTIRLFPQDNDTEGFFIAKIRKL